One window of Paenibacillus albicereus genomic DNA carries:
- a CDS encoding valine--tRNA ligase — MSEQQHTTEMPTTYDPRSAEQNSTELWSKGGFFKAGRVPEAKPYTIVIPPPNVTGMLHIGHALDFTLQDIMIRTKRMQGFDALWLPGTDHAGIATQTVVEKKLRESGKTRHDLGREKFLEQVWQWKDTYAGTIRSQWGKMGLSLDYSRERFTLDEGLSKAVREVFVRLYQKGLIYRGAKIINWDPAARTALSDIEVEYKEVQGNLYHLQYPLEDGSGHVTVATTRPETMLGDTAVAVHPEDERYRALVGKNLVLPVIGRLIPIVADEYVEKDFGSGAVKITPAHDPNDFEVGQRHDLPQIIVMDESGVMNAEAGPYQGLDRAEARKQLVADLKESGVLVRIEDHVHQVGHSERSGAVVEPYLSTQWFVAMKPLADRAIEAQKSGTGVNFVPERFEKTYLNWIENVRDWCISRQLWWGHRIPAWYCDACGTIHVSADDIGSCPDCGGELRQDNDVLDTWFSSALWPFSTLGWPDEESADFKRYYPNDLLVTGYDIIYFWVARMIFTALEFTDKIPFKDVLMHGLVRDADGKKMSKSLGNGVDPLDIIEQYGADAMRFMLSTGSTPGQDLRFRIEKVEQARNFANKIWNASRFALMNLEGFRYEDIDLGGKLGTADRWILHRLNETARDVTRLIDAYDFGETGRLLYNFIWDDLCDWYIEVSKLSLYGSDAEAKKATQSVLAYVLDRTQRLIHPFMPFISEEIWQHLPHDGESISVAAWPQYDAAFEAPDAVREMELLMSTIRSVRNIRAEVNVPMSKKIELQIKPNSEAELAILQANEELLRRFAGTSSLSIDASLAAPDKAMTAIVTGAELYLPLAGLIDIEQEVARLHKEAATLRSEVERVDKKLSNEGFVAKAPAKVIDEEKAKRTDYQAKLDKVLARIEELQG, encoded by the coding sequence ATGTCAGAGCAGCAGCATACAACCGAAATGCCGACGACCTACGATCCCCGCAGCGCCGAGCAGAACAGCACCGAGCTGTGGAGCAAGGGCGGCTTCTTCAAGGCCGGCCGCGTGCCGGAAGCGAAGCCGTATACGATCGTCATCCCGCCTCCGAACGTCACGGGCATGCTCCATATCGGGCATGCGCTCGACTTCACGCTGCAGGACATCATGATCCGCACGAAGCGCATGCAGGGCTTCGACGCCCTCTGGCTGCCGGGCACCGACCACGCCGGCATCGCGACGCAGACCGTCGTCGAGAAGAAGCTCCGCGAGAGCGGCAAGACGCGCCACGACCTCGGCCGCGAGAAGTTCCTGGAGCAGGTGTGGCAATGGAAGGACACCTATGCGGGCACGATCCGCAGCCAGTGGGGCAAGATGGGCCTGTCGCTCGACTACTCCCGCGAGCGCTTCACGCTTGACGAAGGGCTGTCGAAGGCCGTGCGCGAGGTGTTCGTCCGCCTCTACCAAAAAGGGCTGATCTACCGCGGCGCGAAGATCATCAACTGGGACCCGGCCGCCCGCACGGCGCTGTCGGACATCGAGGTCGAATACAAGGAAGTGCAGGGCAACCTGTACCATTTGCAGTATCCGCTCGAGGACGGCAGCGGCCACGTGACCGTGGCGACAACCCGTCCGGAGACGATGCTCGGCGATACGGCCGTCGCCGTCCACCCCGAGGACGAGCGCTATCGCGCCCTCGTCGGCAAGAACCTCGTGCTGCCGGTCATCGGACGCCTCATCCCGATCGTCGCCGACGAGTACGTGGAGAAGGACTTCGGCTCCGGCGCCGTCAAGATCACCCCGGCCCATGACCCGAACGACTTCGAGGTCGGCCAGCGCCACGATCTTCCGCAGATCATCGTCATGGACGAGAGCGGCGTCATGAACGCCGAAGCCGGTCCGTATCAGGGCCTCGACCGCGCGGAGGCGCGCAAGCAGCTCGTCGCCGACCTGAAGGAATCCGGCGTGCTCGTCCGCATCGAGGACCATGTGCATCAGGTCGGCCACAGCGAGCGCAGCGGCGCCGTCGTCGAGCCGTACCTGTCCACGCAGTGGTTCGTGGCGATGAAGCCGCTGGCCGACCGCGCGATCGAGGCGCAGAAGTCGGGCACGGGCGTGAACTTCGTGCCGGAGCGCTTCGAGAAGACGTATCTCAATTGGATCGAGAACGTCCGCGACTGGTGCATCTCCCGCCAGCTGTGGTGGGGCCACCGCATCCCGGCCTGGTACTGCGACGCCTGCGGCACGATCCACGTGTCCGCGGACGACATCGGCTCCTGCCCGGACTGCGGCGGCGAGCTGCGCCAGGACAACGACGTGCTCGACACGTGGTTCAGCTCCGCGCTGTGGCCGTTCTCCACGCTCGGCTGGCCGGACGAGGAGAGCGCCGATTTCAAACGCTACTACCCGAACGACCTGCTCGTGACGGGCTACGACATCATCTACTTCTGGGTGGCGCGCATGATCTTCACCGCCCTGGAGTTCACGGACAAGATTCCGTTCAAGGACGTGCTCATGCACGGCCTCGTGCGCGACGCCGACGGCAAGAAGATGTCCAAGTCGCTCGGCAACGGCGTCGATCCGCTGGACATCATCGAGCAGTACGGCGCGGACGCGATGCGCTTCATGCTGTCGACCGGCAGCACGCCGGGTCAGGACCTGCGCTTCCGCATCGAGAAGGTCGAGCAGGCGCGCAACTTCGCCAACAAGATTTGGAACGCCTCCCGTTTCGCGCTCATGAACCTGGAGGGCTTCCGCTACGAGGACATCGACCTCGGCGGCAAGCTCGGCACGGCCGACCGCTGGATCCTGCACCGCCTGAACGAGACGGCGCGCGACGTGACGCGCCTGATCGACGCCTACGACTTCGGCGAGACGGGGCGGCTGCTGTACAACTTCATCTGGGACGATCTGTGCGACTGGTACATCGAGGTATCCAAGCTCAGCCTGTACGGCTCCGACGCCGAAGCCAAAAAGGCGACGCAGTCCGTGCTCGCCTACGTGCTCGACCGCACGCAGCGCCTGATCCACCCGTTCATGCCGTTCATCTCCGAGGAGATCTGGCAGCATCTGCCGCATGACGGCGAAAGCATCTCGGTCGCCGCCTGGCCGCAGTACGACGCCGCCTTCGAGGCGCCGGACGCCGTGCGCGAGATGGAGCTGCTCATGAGCACGATCCGCTCCGTGCGCAACATCCGCGCCGAGGTGAACGTGCCGATGAGCAAGAAGATCGAGCTGCAGATCAAGCCGAACTCGGAGGCGGAGCTCGCGATCCTGCAAGCCAACGAGGAGCTGCTGCGCCGCTTCGCGGGCACGTCGTCGCTCTCGATCGACGCTTCCCTGGCCGCGCCGGACAAGGCGATGACGGCGATCGTCACGGGCGCCGAGCTGTACTTGCCGCTCGCGGGTCTCATCGACATCGAGCAGGAGGTCGCGCGCCTGCACAAGGAAGCCGCCACGCTGCGCTCCGAGGTGGAGCGCGTCGACAAGAAGCTGTCCAACGAAGGCTTCGTCGCCAAGGCTCCGGCCAAGGTCATCGACGAGGAAAAAGCCAAGCGGACGGACTACCAGGCCAAGCTCGACAAAGTGCTGGCCCGGATCGAGGAGCTGCAAGGCTGA
- a CDS encoding LysM peptidoglycan-binding domain-containing protein, whose product MSEQSQGLRFDVYERVHLPEEVAAIEELEEIELVPRIQVIQQGEQAILRGRLLLNGVYRTADRSESAQTMEHQIPVEITLPMNRIESLEDISVEIDNFDVDLLSSRTLNITGVLSLSGIRVEAPADDGAQWQEEPYTVVHRASAPAQPTGDISPGRYLELEEGAQEEADAAAEYRAARSDRDAGREPSWGPSAYRAGEDQEAFPPGAREEAFGGFAEDPPDAARSRTSDRPAAYSGFEQPSITEPDSAAQASGWTQLGAWQDDSEPDRAAQGQEEEAEPSFSFSPPQAAFPPPAGAQRSAAAEENDGDRSGAFSSLRSIASVDRSAETPEEAEPSAVLYGRPQAEPSAEAEEPAVQAREAASQPEPAAPADAPPAAYASAFGEADVQAAEAEPERQELRVAFGAKRSAASPADGGEEGLTSLIGTSRRDREQRQASERSRQQEAPAAVQAEEVEWQSLFLSRAAEEKPFRKVRICIVQREETLDSIADRYQLQAREIALHNRLADPSVAEGQVLYIP is encoded by the coding sequence GTGAGCGAACAATCGCAAGGACTGCGCTTCGACGTCTACGAGCGGGTGCATCTGCCCGAAGAAGTCGCAGCCATCGAGGAGCTGGAGGAAATCGAGCTCGTCCCCCGCATCCAAGTCATCCAGCAGGGGGAGCAGGCCATCCTGCGGGGGAGGCTGCTGTTGAACGGCGTGTACCGGACCGCCGACCGGTCCGAATCCGCGCAGACGATGGAGCACCAGATTCCGGTTGAGATTACGCTGCCGATGAACCGGATCGAGAGCCTGGAGGACATATCGGTCGAAATCGACAACTTCGACGTCGACCTGCTGTCCTCGCGGACGCTGAACATCACCGGCGTGCTGTCTTTGAGCGGCATCCGCGTCGAGGCTCCGGCCGACGACGGCGCGCAGTGGCAGGAGGAGCCGTATACGGTCGTGCACCGCGCCTCGGCTCCGGCCCAGCCGACCGGAGACATCTCGCCGGGCCGCTACCTGGAGCTGGAGGAGGGCGCGCAGGAGGAGGCAGACGCCGCAGCGGAGTACCGCGCAGCGCGTTCGGATCGGGACGCAGGCAGGGAGCCTTCATGGGGGCCATCCGCCTACCGCGCCGGAGAAGACCAAGAAGCCTTTCCGCCGGGCGCTCGGGAAGAGGCTTTCGGAGGATTCGCCGAGGATCCGCCTGACGCCGCGCGCTCCCGGACGTCGGATCGACCTGCCGCCTATTCCGGCTTCGAGCAGCCGTCTATAACCGAGCCGGATTCGGCGGCCCAGGCTTCGGGCTGGACGCAGCTGGGGGCTTGGCAGGACGATTCGGAGCCGGACCGAGCGGCCCAAGGGCAAGAGGAGGAAGCAGAGCCGTCCTTCTCGTTCTCGCCGCCGCAAGCGGCATTCCCGCCGCCGGCCGGAGCGCAGCGATCGGCGGCTGCCGAGGAGAACGACGGGGACCGCAGCGGCGCTTTCAGCTCGCTGAGGTCCATCGCATCCGTCGATCGGTCGGCCGAGACGCCGGAAGAAGCGGAGCCGTCTGCCGTTCTGTACGGCCGACCGCAAGCAGAGCCGTCCGCCGAGGCCGAGGAGCCGGCTGTGCAGGCGAGGGAAGCGGCATCGCAGCCGGAGCCTGCAGCCCCGGCCGATGCTCCTCCGGCGGCCTACGCCTCCGCCTTCGGCGAAGCGGACGTTCAGGCGGCCGAGGCGGAGCCGGAGCGCCAGGAGCTGCGCGTCGCCTTCGGCGCCAAGCGAAGCGCCGCGTCCCCGGCGGACGGCGGCGAGGAAGGCCTGACCTCGCTCATCGGCACGAGCCGGCGCGACCGCGAGCAGCGCCAGGCGTCGGAGCGCAGCCGTCAGCAGGAGGCGCCTGCCGCGGTTCAGGCGGAGGAAGTGGAGTGGCAGTCGCTTTTCCTCAGCCGCGCGGCGGAAGAGAAGCCGTTCCGCAAGGTGCGGATCTGCATCGTGCAGCGCGAGGAGACGCTCGACTCGATCGCCGACCGCTACCAGCTGCAAGCGAGGGAGATCGCGCTCCACAACCGCCTCGCCGACCCGAGCGTGGCCGAAGGACAAGTGCTTTACATTCCTTGA
- a CDS encoding dihydrofolate reductase family protein, whose amino-acid sequence MLTDDKMGTVAGPELAHRLTELGLVDEYRLYLHPVVLGRGKPFFAGPRPPLRLAASDRIGEQVIRLTYVPAPLRD is encoded by the coding sequence GTGCTGACCGATGATAAGATGGGGACAGTTGCCGGACCGGAGTTGGCCCACCGTCTGACGGAGCTCGGCCTCGTGGATGAGTATCGGCTCTATCTCCATCCCGTCGTGCTGGGTCGCGGCAAGCCGTTCTTCGCCGGTCCTCGGCCGCCTCTGCGCCTCGCGGCCAGCGACCGGATCGGCGAGCAGGTGATCCGGCTGACCTACGTTCCCGCCCCGCTTCGCGATTGA
- a CDS encoding RluA family pseudouridine synthase — translation MGKPTDRTGEAVKEPSTAPHEGSALLLDAAERSGEWLRVPLGPGAGAAGLQAGQHPHEARLRLLELNLFPAKWLGLLLSTGGIRWSSDGRTGEAPELLELRAFPELDSSASAELRRARERLDAWGGHYPDSWPQPLYEDEWCLVLDKPAGLPVHGSGDAPPTAIRGGSGTDGRPAHSRGPGRTGGRSVRSAGPEDGAGMPQTLDEAALCRCLSQGDPLPVRHIHRLDDDTSGPVLYAKNDLAQQTLDAAMREKAIRRVYGAVASGVPRRREGVVDAPIGRDRHHGARRRVSPGGDHALTRYKVLEAFGSEASLLQLELDTGRTHQIRVHMSHIGHPLLGDALYGVASPLLGRQALHGRRLEFRHPWSGRELAVEAPLPADLEMLLQRLRRDAGR, via the coding sequence GTGGGAAAGCCGACGGACCGAACGGGCGAGGCCGTGAAGGAACCGTCGACGGCTCCCCATGAGGGCTCCGCGCTGCTGCTGGATGCGGCGGAGCGAAGCGGCGAATGGCTGCGCGTGCCGCTCGGGCCCGGCGCCGGAGCGGCTGGACTGCAGGCGGGCCAGCATCCGCACGAGGCGAGGCTGCGCCTGTTGGAGCTGAACCTGTTTCCGGCGAAATGGCTCGGGCTGCTGCTGTCGACCGGAGGCATCCGCTGGAGCTCGGACGGAAGGACGGGGGAGGCGCCGGAGCTGCTGGAGCTGCGGGCATTTCCGGAGCTGGACAGCTCCGCCTCGGCGGAGCTGCGTCGGGCCCGAGAGCGGCTGGACGCCTGGGGCGGCCATTATCCGGACAGCTGGCCCCAGCCGCTGTACGAGGACGAGTGGTGCCTCGTGCTGGACAAGCCGGCCGGATTGCCGGTCCACGGCAGCGGCGATGCTCCGCCGACGGCGATCCGCGGCGGGAGCGGTACGGACGGAAGGCCGGCACACTCCCGCGGACCGGGTCGGACCGGAGGGCGGAGCGTTCGGTCGGCTGGACCGGAGGACGGCGCGGGCATGCCGCAAACGCTGGACGAGGCGGCGCTGTGCCGCTGCCTGAGCCAGGGCGATCCGCTGCCGGTCCGCCATATCCACCGCTTGGACGACGACACGTCCGGCCCGGTGCTTTACGCCAAGAACGACCTCGCCCAGCAGACGCTCGACGCCGCCATGCGCGAAAAGGCGATCCGCCGCGTCTATGGGGCGGTCGCCAGCGGCGTGCCGCGCCGCCGTGAAGGCGTCGTCGACGCTCCGATCGGCCGCGACCGCCATCACGGCGCGCGCCGCCGCGTGTCTCCGGGCGGCGACCATGCGCTTACGCGGTACAAGGTGCTGGAGGCGTTCGGCAGCGAGGCCTCGCTGCTCCAGCTGGAGCTGGACACCGGCCGCACGCATCAGATTCGGGTGCACATGAGCCATATCGGGCATCCGCTGCTTGGAGACGCCCTGTACGGCGTGGCTTCGCCGCTGCTGGGCCGCCAGGCGCTGCACGGCCGCCGGCTGGAGTTCCGGCATCCGTGGAGCGGACGCGAGCTTGCTGTGGAAGCTCCGCTGCCGGCGGATCTGGAGATGCTGCTGCAGCGGCTGCGCCGGGATGCCGGGCGCTGA
- the hemL gene encoding glutamate-1-semialdehyde 2,1-aminomutase translates to MSGQEQAGGFGRKDDTRSRAAFEEAKRYIPGGVNSPVRAFKSVGLTPAYMERGEGAIVYDLDGNKYIDYIGSWGPLILGHAHPEVIGAIKATAEKGTSFGAPTLLETEMAKLVCERVPSCDIVRMVNSGTEATMSALRLARGYTGRSKILKFEGSYHGHADSLLIKAGSGVATLGLPDSPGVPETVATHTITVPYNDLASVRLAFEKYGEEIACVIVEPIAGNMGVVPPLPGFLQGLRDVTTEYGSLLIFDEVMTGFRVHYHCAQGLYGITPDLTCLGKVIGGGLPVGAYGGRRDLMERMAPAGPIYQAGTLSGNPLAMAAGFTTLSLLTPETYEQLERLSLRLQAGFEDNAREAGVPVTINRVGSMVCPFFNEKHVVNFETAQASDAGRFRAYFGSMLELGVSVAPSPFEGMFVSAAHTPELIDRTIEANREALRRL, encoded by the coding sequence ATGAGCGGACAAGAGCAGGCAGGCGGTTTCGGACGGAAGGACGACACGCGCTCTCGCGCGGCATTCGAGGAAGCGAAGCGCTATATTCCGGGCGGCGTCAACAGCCCCGTGCGGGCGTTCAAGTCGGTCGGGCTGACGCCGGCCTACATGGAGCGCGGCGAGGGCGCGATCGTCTACGATCTCGACGGCAACAAGTACATCGATTATATCGGCTCCTGGGGGCCGCTCATCCTCGGCCACGCGCATCCCGAGGTCATCGGGGCGATCAAGGCGACGGCCGAAAAGGGCACGAGCTTCGGCGCGCCGACGCTGCTGGAGACCGAGATGGCCAAGCTCGTCTGCGAGCGCGTGCCGTCCTGCGACATCGTGCGCATGGTCAACAGCGGCACCGAGGCGACGATGAGCGCGCTGCGCCTCGCACGCGGCTATACGGGCCGCAGCAAGATCCTCAAGTTCGAGGGCTCCTACCACGGCCATGCGGACAGCCTGCTCATCAAAGCGGGCTCCGGCGTCGCGACGCTCGGCTTGCCGGACAGCCCGGGCGTGCCGGAGACGGTCGCCACGCATACGATCACGGTGCCTTACAACGACCTCGCGTCCGTGCGCCTCGCCTTCGAGAAGTACGGCGAAGAGATCGCCTGCGTCATCGTCGAGCCGATCGCCGGCAACATGGGCGTCGTGCCTCCGCTGCCCGGCTTCCTGCAGGGACTGCGCGACGTCACGACCGAATACGGCAGCCTGCTCATCTTCGACGAGGTGATGACCGGCTTCCGCGTCCACTACCACTGCGCCCAAGGGCTGTACGGCATCACGCCGGACCTGACCTGCCTCGGCAAAGTCATCGGCGGCGGCCTGCCCGTCGGCGCTTACGGCGGCCGGCGCGACCTCATGGAGCGGATGGCTCCGGCTGGCCCGATCTACCAGGCCGGCACGCTGTCGGGCAATCCGCTGGCGATGGCGGCGGGCTTCACGACGCTCAGCCTGCTGACGCCCGAGACGTACGAGCAGCTCGAGCGGCTGTCGCTGCGGCTGCAGGCGGGCTTCGAGGACAATGCGCGCGAGGCCGGCGTGCCGGTGACGATCAACCGCGTCGGCTCGATGGTGTGCCCGTTCTTCAACGAGAAGCATGTCGTCAACTTCGAGACGGCCCAGGCGAGCGATGCCGGGCGGTTCCGCGCCTATTTCGGCTCGATGCTCGAGCTCGGCGTGAGCGTCGCTCCGTCCCCGTTCGAGGGCATGTTCGTCTCGGCCGCGCATACGCCGGAGCTGATCGACCGCACGATCGAGGCGAACCGCGAAGCGCTGCGGCGGCTGTAA
- the hemB gene encoding porphobilinogen synthase, producing the protein MTHPLVRHRRLRRTSALRSMVRETLLTPSDFIYPVYVVHGENKVEEISSMPGVFRYTLDRLEAEIRDIAAHGIPSIMLFGIPDHKDEHGTSAYDANGIVQQATRLIKRWAPELVVMADTCLCQFTDHGHCGVVHQHPRTGEAEVDNDPSLELLVRTAVSQAEAGADVIAPSNMMDGFVGAIRAGLDEAGHADIPILSYSVKYASAYYGPFREAANSAPQYGDRKAYQMDPANIREALREADTDVAEGADMLMVKPALAYLDVVRALKENFDLPLVAYNVSGEYAMVKAAAANGWVDERKIVLETLLGMKRAGADLIITYHAKDAARWLKEERF; encoded by the coding sequence ATGACCCATCCCCTCGTCCGCCATCGCCGCCTGCGCCGCACGTCCGCGCTGCGCTCGATGGTCCGAGAGACGCTGCTGACGCCGAGCGACTTCATCTATCCCGTCTACGTCGTGCACGGAGAGAACAAGGTAGAGGAGATTTCCTCCATGCCGGGCGTCTTCCGCTATACGCTGGACCGCCTGGAGGCCGAGATCCGCGACATCGCAGCGCACGGCATCCCGTCGATCATGCTGTTCGGCATCCCCGACCACAAGGACGAGCACGGCACGTCGGCGTACGACGCGAACGGCATCGTGCAGCAGGCGACACGGCTCATCAAGCGGTGGGCGCCGGAGCTGGTCGTCATGGCCGATACTTGCCTCTGCCAGTTCACGGATCACGGCCACTGCGGCGTCGTGCATCAGCATCCGCGCACGGGCGAGGCCGAGGTGGACAACGATCCGTCGCTCGAGCTGCTCGTACGCACGGCGGTATCCCAAGCCGAAGCGGGAGCGGACGTCATCGCCCCGTCGAACATGATGGACGGCTTCGTCGGCGCGATCCGAGCGGGTCTCGACGAAGCTGGCCATGCCGACATCCCGATCCTTTCCTACTCGGTCAAATACGCCTCGGCCTACTACGGACCGTTCCGCGAGGCCGCGAACTCGGCTCCCCAATACGGCGACCGCAAGGCATACCAGATGGACCCGGCGAACATCCGCGAGGCGCTGCGCGAGGCCGACACGGACGTGGCCGAAGGCGCGGACATGCTCATGGTCAAGCCGGCGCTCGCCTACCTCGACGTCGTGCGTGCGCTCAAGGAGAACTTCGACCTGCCGCTCGTCGCCTACAACGTCAGCGGCGAGTACGCGATGGTCAAGGCCGCGGCCGCGAACGGCTGGGTCGACGAGCGCAAGATCGTGCTGGAGACGCTGCTCGGCATGAAGCGGGCCGGAGCGGATCTCATCATTACGTACCATGCCAAGGACGCGGCGCGGTGGCTGAAGGAGGAGCGGTTCTAA
- the cobA gene encoding uroporphyrinogen-III C-methyltransferase translates to MNKGIVYLVGAGPGDPKLITVRGLELLSRSDVVVYDRLASPRLLRKLKPGAETIYVGKLPDRHTMKQEEINRLLVDLALQGKTVTRLKGGDPTIFGRVGEEAGLLAQHGIEFEIVPGITSAIAVPAYAGIPVTHRDHASSFSVITGHESPDKLDQSIDWEKVTNATGTLLFLMGVAKIGYIAAQLIRHGRPATTPVALVRWGTRPEQRTLTGTLGDIEAKVEAAGFKPPAVIVVGEVVRQRETLQWYERKPLFGCRVLVTRSRDQSSTLSDLIEELGGEPCEYPVIETVPLEGAEADAELAAALEAAAAYDWLFFTSVNGVEHFFRRLSGAGSDIRRFHRARIAAVGPKTRSALEARGLQAEALPMEFQAEGMLEHLSGLIEAGQRALIVRGTLARDTLLHDLERRGLQPDRLTVYDTRLPEQQDEYALECLREGRVHAVTFTSSSTVANLLTMLRRSGEDDPLRLLAGCEIACIGPVTARSAREAGLEPTVQPEEATIESLAAALAARMAAKRLAPAPGEAPV, encoded by the coding sequence ATGAACAAGGGGATCGTGTATCTGGTGGGCGCCGGGCCGGGAGACCCGAAGCTCATCACCGTGCGCGGACTGGAGCTGCTCTCGCGCAGCGACGTCGTCGTTTATGACCGGCTGGCCAGCCCGCGCCTGCTGCGCAAGCTGAAGCCGGGCGCCGAGACGATCTACGTCGGCAAGCTGCCGGACCGCCACACGATGAAGCAGGAGGAGATCAACCGCCTGCTCGTCGATCTCGCCCTTCAGGGCAAGACCGTCACCCGGCTCAAGGGCGGCGATCCGACGATTTTCGGCCGCGTCGGCGAGGAGGCGGGCTTGCTCGCTCAGCACGGCATCGAGTTCGAGATCGTGCCGGGCATCACGTCGGCGATCGCCGTCCCTGCCTACGCGGGCATTCCGGTGACGCATCGCGACCATGCCTCCTCGTTCTCGGTCATTACGGGCCACGAGAGTCCTGACAAGCTGGATCAGTCGATCGATTGGGAAAAGGTGACGAACGCCACCGGCACGCTGCTGTTCCTGATGGGCGTGGCCAAGATCGGCTACATCGCCGCGCAGCTGATCCGGCACGGCCGTCCTGCCACGACGCCGGTCGCGCTCGTCCGCTGGGGCACGAGGCCCGAGCAGCGGACGCTGACCGGCACGCTCGGCGACATCGAGGCCAAGGTCGAGGCGGCCGGCTTCAAGCCGCCCGCCGTCATCGTCGTCGGCGAAGTCGTCCGCCAGCGGGAAACGCTCCAATGGTACGAGCGCAAGCCGCTGTTCGGCTGCCGCGTGCTTGTCACCCGCTCGCGCGACCAGTCGAGCACGCTCTCTGATCTGATCGAGGAGCTGGGCGGCGAGCCGTGCGAGTATCCCGTCATCGAGACGGTTCCGCTCGAGGGGGCCGAGGCGGACGCCGAGCTCGCGGCCGCGCTGGAAGCCGCCGCTGCGTACGACTGGCTGTTCTTCACGAGCGTCAACGGCGTGGAGCATTTCTTTCGCCGCCTGAGCGGCGCCGGCAGCGACATCCGCCGGTTCCATCGGGCGCGGATCGCCGCCGTCGGGCCGAAGACCCGATCGGCGCTGGAAGCCCGCGGCTTGCAGGCCGAGGCGCTGCCGATGGAATTTCAGGCCGAGGGCATGCTGGAGCATCTGTCCGGCCTGATCGAGGCCGGACAGCGCGCCTTGATCGTGCGCGGAACGCTGGCCCGCGACACGCTGCTGCACGATCTGGAGCGCCGGGGCCTGCAGCCGGATCGGCTCACCGTATACGACACGCGCTTGCCGGAGCAGCAGGACGAGTATGCGCTCGAGTGCCTGCGCGAGGGCCGGGTGCATGCGGTCACGTTCACGAGCTCCTCGACCGTGGCCAACCTGCTGACGATGCTGCGCCGCTCCGGCGAGGACGATCCGCTGCGGCTGCTCGCCGGATGCGAGATCGCCTGCATCGGGCCGGTGACGGCCCGCTCGGCCCGCGAGGCAGGGCTTGAGCCGACCGTACAGCCCGAGGAGGCGACGATCGAGTCGCTGGCCGCCGCGCTCGCCGCGCGGATGGCGGCGAAGCGGCTGGCTCCGGCGCCCGGAGAGGCGCCCGTCTAA
- the hemC gene encoding hydroxymethylbilane synthase, which translates to MQHVSREARTIVVGTRQSALALTQTGHVIEALRQISEAHGFGYEFEIRKIVTKGDRILDVTLSKVGGKGLFVKEIEQALLDGEIDLAVHSMKDMPSELPEGLMNGAVPKRVDPRDCVITRGGVPLEELPTGAAIGTSSLRRASQLKAYRPDFDIRSIRGNIDSRIRKLETEGLDAIVLATAGLLRMGWEDRISSPVDPDICLPAVGQGALGIECRESDSGVRELLALLDDADTALAVAAERTFLGALNGGCQIPIGAHAVITGRSEHGSELTLTGMVGSPDGSTILKEIRTGTDPQALGLEVAQALRAQGADRILAELGS; encoded by the coding sequence ATGCAGCATGTATCCAGAGAAGCGCGGACGATCGTCGTCGGCACGCGCCAAAGCGCCCTGGCGCTGACCCAGACCGGGCACGTCATCGAGGCGCTCCGGCAAATCAGCGAGGCCCATGGCTTCGGCTACGAATTCGAAATCCGCAAGATCGTCACCAAAGGAGACCGCATCCTTGACGTCACGTTGTCCAAAGTGGGCGGCAAAGGCTTGTTCGTCAAGGAGATCGAGCAAGCGCTGCTCGACGGAGAGATCGACCTGGCCGTCCACAGCATGAAGGACATGCCCTCCGAGCTGCCGGAAGGACTGATGAACGGAGCGGTGCCGAAGCGCGTCGATCCGCGCGACTGCGTCATTACCCGGGGCGGCGTCCCGCTCGAGGAGCTTCCGACTGGAGCCGCGATCGGCACCAGCAGCCTGCGCCGCGCGAGCCAGCTCAAGGCGTACCGGCCAGACTTTGACATCCGCTCGATCCGAGGCAACATCGATTCGCGCATCCGCAAGCTGGAGACCGAGGGACTGGACGCGATCGTGCTGGCGACGGCCGGCCTGCTGCGCATGGGCTGGGAGGACCGCATCAGCTCTCCCGTCGATCCCGACATCTGCCTGCCGGCCGTCGGCCAGGGCGCGCTCGGCATCGAATGCCGCGAGAGCGACTCCGGCGTGCGCGAGCTGCTGGCGCTGCTCGACGATGCCGATACGGCGCTGGCCGTTGCGGCCGAGCGCACGTTCCTCGGCGCGCTGAACGGCGGCTGCCAGATTCCGATCGGCGCCCACGCGGTCATCACGGGCCGCTCGGAGCACGGATCGGAGCTGACGCTGACCGGCATGGTCGGCTCTCCCGACGGCTCGACGATCCTCAAGGAGATCCGCACAGGCACGGATCCGCAGGCGCTCGGCCTCGAGGTCGCGCAGGCGCTGCGCGCTCAAGGAGCGGACCGGATCCTGGCGGAGCTTGGAAGCTGA